One region of Cydia fagiglandana chromosome 15, ilCydFagi1.1, whole genome shotgun sequence genomic DNA includes:
- the LOC134671334 gene encoding symplekin yields MSKFNQNAKLTAQNQLIQWINDAGMSDGKKKTDLLRKIIEVLVHQLPEMIPVYMENILSYINDKNTEVKKQVVTFIEEVSKIQPEHLPTIVGKLRISIIDTVIAVQKRAIQAASIVYRNSLMWLCESDAPYTDKEHVWEQLSALKLLVLNMIDSDNEGIRTHSIKFLEEVVLLQTAGEPAEGEFSLDSLPDSLTFIKRRALEEESEHIFTLLLKFHNSQHISSVNLMACMTTLCLISKFRPKYMPRVVQALGDLHTTLPPTLSQSQVNSVRKHLKMLLVNLIKHPSSNDMLPQLTQLLIDIGMTQQEINKAVPKERRNKRLGEIKTADIPTKRIRIDSPQSNSQGSDSNSRSEFNYDDDSQTSLSKQPTVTEDTLFEGLDNADNVVKLVTATLLNNLPSEMPSSFVTLYKPIPNAGSKVQKRSLAKMIHSLIKDESAPAPAPVPVPVPAPVPPVSETIKIPLLRDDEEKITLKQAVAKLQQSTNADREAEKIMEETRQDFLKEEERKNKEKEKAIPPQTPTVPKLKQKVKLLKLQEITRPIPKEIKERLILQAVTRILNAEKEAAIGGASTIRGKLITIFASSYTPEIRDLVLNYILEDPSNRIDLALSWLYEEYAFMQGFSRHPVTLQPKMHEKHDQNYNQLLCALITQVCERVEPVVEGAKDMLLRKIYLEAPLVTEESVDYLKHLVAENTVPVLALEILEELCLYRAPWAHKYVAALVCNVMSQNEEIRDQALNATLKIYSSSTEAVKKVVEKHARLYLGFIAMPHPPSEFAGDQARHGVRPTWTDDLYKMCLNLAMALFMDNEELMIEVGRVYGGAPAEGKRAVLRAAEAPARAAAASARRRAFLALLDDCPRGADTLLTRLLHIFTEKCPPTQELVSRVRALYATRVSDVRFLIPVLNGLSKKEIIAALPKLIKLNPMVVKEVFNKLLGLQNPNEEVLPVSPAELLIALHLIDPGVVDLKYIIKATALCFAEKQVFTQEVLAIVLQQLIEEPDIPVLLMRTVLQALTLHPSLQPLVLNILQLLIEKEVWNNKVAWEGWVKCCERTLPGSAAVLRALPAPPAALAAQVPALRAVLQEQQYPPVPPPGNPLVNPLVNPLGNPLGNPLEPLPPGME; encoded by the exons ATGTCTAAATTTAATCAAAACGCAAAATTAACCGCACAAAACCAG CTTATACAATGGATAAACGATGCTGGCATGTCAGATGGCAAGAAGAAAACGGATCTCTTAAGGAAGATTATAGAGGTTCTAGTGCACCAGCTACCTGAAATGATTCCCGTGTACATGGAAAACATTCTAAGCTACATCAATGACAAAAACACTGAAGTAAAAAAGCAAGTTGTAACTTTCATAGAGGAAGTAAG caaGATCCAACCTGAACACCTCCCCACCATAGTAGGGAAGCTGCGAATATCAATCATAGACACAGTAATTGCAGTGCAGAAGCGAGCCATCCAGGCAGCCAGTATTGTGTACCGGAACTCTTTGATGTGGCTCTGTGAGAGTGACGCGCCATATACTGATAAGGAGCATGTGTGGGAACAGCTTTCTGCTCTCAAG CTCCTAGTCCTAAACATGATAGACAGTGACAACGAGGGTATCCGTACCCACTCCATCAAGTTCCTGGAGGAGGTGGTTCTGCTGCAAACGGCTGGAGAGCCTGCTGAAGGGGAGTTCAGTCTGGACAGCCTGCCCGACAGCCTGACTTTTATCAAGAGGAGGGCTTTGGAAGAGGAGTCAGA ACATATCTTCACACTGTTGTTAAAGTTCCACAATTCCCAACACATCTCTAGCGTCAACCTAATGGCTTGCATGACGACTCTGTGTCTCATATCCAAGTTCCGACCAAAATACATGCCGCGAGTCGTGCAAGCTCTCGGTGACCTGCACACGACGCTGCCTCCGACCCTGTCGCAGTCGCAAGTCAACTCTGTTAGGAAACATCTCAAGATGCTGCTAGTTAATCTAATAAAACATCCATCGTCAAATGATATGTTACCTCAGTTAACCCAGCTTTTAATAGACATCGGAATGACCCAGCAAGAGATTAACAAAGCGGTTCCTAAAGAGAGAAGGAACAAGCGATTGGGAGAAATTAAAACCGCGGACATCCCTACCAAGAGAATAAGAATTGATTCGCCTCAGAGCAACAGTCAAGGCAGCGACAGTAACAGCCGAAGTGAATTCAATTATGACGATGACAGCCAAACTAGTTTATCTAAACAACCAACCGTTACTGAAGACACGTTATTTGAAGGGCTCGATAATGCAGATAATGTAGTCAAACTTGTGACGGCTACGCTACTTAATAATCTACCAAGTGAAATGCCTAGTAGTTTTGTAACTTTGTACAAGCCCATACCAAATGCAGGCAGCAAAGTTCAGAAGAGATCTCTCGCTAAAATGATACATAGTCTGATCAAGGACGAATCTGCACCTGCACCCGCCCCAGTCCCCGTCCCCGTCCCGGCGCCCGTACCACCTGTCTCTGAAACCATTAAAATCCCCTTATTAAGAGATGATGAAGAAAAGATCACACTCAAGCAAGCAGTAGCCAAACTACAACAGTCTACTAACGCCGACAGAGAAGCAGAGAAGATCATGGAAGAAACTAGGCAAGATTTCCTCAAAGAAGAAGAACGGAAGAACAAGGAAAAAGAAAAGGCGATACCTCCGCAGACGCCCACAGTTCCTAAGCTAAAACAGAAGGTGAAGCTACTTAAACTGCAAGAGATCACTCGGCCGATACCAAAGGAAATTAAGGAGAGGTTAATTCTACAAGCGGTCACCAGGATCCTCAACGCAGAGAAGGAAGCCGCGATAGGCGGAGCGTCGACTATACGCGGAAAGTTAATAACAATCTTCGCTTCCAGCTACACTCCAGAAATACGCGATCTAGTGCTCAATTACATTCTAGAAGACCCATCCAACCGTATCGACTTAGCTCTGTCATGGTTGTACGAGGAATACGCCTTCATGCAGGGATTTAGCCGGCACCCTGTGACATTACAGCCGAAGATGCACGAGAAACACGATCAGAATTACAATCAGTTGCTGTGTGCGTTGATAACGCAGGTTTGTGAGCGCGTCGAGCCGGTCGTTGAAGGCGCGAAAGATATGTTGCTGAGGAAGATATACTTGGAGGCCCCGCTGGTGACCGAGGAGTCGGTGGACTACCTGAAGCACCTGGTGGCGGAGAACACCGTGCCTGTGCTGGCGCTGGAGATCTTGGAGGAGCTGTGTTTGTACAGGGCGCCCTGGGCGCATAAATACGTGGCTGCCCTCGTCTGTAATGTCA TGAGTCAAAACGAAGAAATCCGTGACCAAGCACTCAATGCTACCCTCAAAATCTACTCCAGCAGCACGGAAGCGGTTAAAAAAGTGGTCGAAAAACACGCGCGTCTGTATCTCGGGTTCATCGCGATGCCGCACCCGCCTAGCGAGTTCGCGGGCGATCAGGCCCGACACGGGGTACGACCCACGTGGACAGACGACCTGTACAAGATGTGCCTTAACTTGGCTATGGCGCTGTTTATGGATAATGAGG AGCTGATGATCGAGGTGGGGCGCGTGtacggcggcgcgccggcggaGGGCAAGCGCGCCGTGCTGCGCGCCGCCGaggcgcccgcgcgcgccgccgccgcctccgcgcgccgccgcgccttcCTCGCGCTGCTCGACGACTGCCCGCGCGGCGCCGACACGCTGCTCACCAGGCTGCTGCATATATTCACTGAGAAAT GCCCGCCCACACAGGAGCTGGTATCGCGCGTGCGCGCGCTGTACGCGACGCGCGTGTCCGACGTGCGTTTCCTCATACCAGTGCTCAACGGGCTCTCCAAGAAGGAG ATTATAGCTGCGTTGCCAAAGTTAATAAAGCTGAATCCGATGGTTGTGAAAGAGGTGTTTAACAAGTTGCTGGGACTGCAGAACCCTAACGAGGAAGTTTTACCAG TCTCACCCGCGGAGTTGCTGATAGCTCTACACCTGATCGACCCCGGGGTGGTGGACCTCAAGTACATCATCAAAGCCACCGCGCTGTGCTTCGCGGAGAAGCAAGTGTTCACACAGGAG GTGCTAGCAATAGTACTACAGCAACTAATCGAAGAGCCCGACATACCGGTGCTGCTCATGCGGACAGTGCTGCAGGCGCTCACACTGCACCCTTCGCTGCAGCCGCTCGTGCTCAACATACTGCAACTGCTGATTGAGAAGGAG GTGTGGAACAACAAGGTAGCGTGGGAGGGCTGGGTGAAGTGCTGCGAGCGCACGCTGCCGGGCTCGGCCGCCGTGCTGCGCGCgctgcccgcgccgcccgccgcgctcgccgcGCAGGTGCCGGCGCTGAGGGCCGTGCTGCAG GAACAACAGTACCCGCCAGTGCCTCCACCAGGAAATCCTCTCGTAAACCCTCTAGTAAACCCACTGGGAAACCCGCTGGGAAATCCCCTGGAACCGCTCCCCCCCGGGATGGAATGA